The Maridesulfovibrio sp. genomic sequence TGGTCGGCTCATCAAGCAGCAGCAGCGGCGGATCACTGATCAGGGCGCGGGCGACAGCTACAGCCTGCCGCTGTCCTCTGGAAAGGTTTTTGCCCCCTTCAAGAATGGGCATTTTCAATCCCAGCGGGTGTTTGGAAACAAATTTATCAATCCCAGAAATAGTCAGGGCCTGACGCAGTGATTTCTGGGTGGCTGTACGCGAGCCCATAAGCAGGTTCAGCTCAAGGGTTCCGTGAAAAAGAACCGGGGACTGCGGAACCACACCCACAAATTCGCGCACTTTTTCAATATTCAGGTGGGCCATGTTATGCCCATCCAGCATGACCAGTCCTTCACTGGGGTCAGCCAGTCCGGCCAGCAGTTTGAGCATGGTGGATTTACCGCTGCCCATGGGGCCTATGATTCCTACTTTTTCGCCGGCTTTTGTTTCAAAGGATATATTTTCAAGGGCGTATGCAGCTTCCGGATGGTAGCGGAAGGATACGCTGTCAAAGCGGACTCCGCCACCCAACTGCTGGATTTTAAACTGGCGTGTTTCGTTTGTTTCTTTTTCCAGCTTCAATATCTGGCGCAGATCTTTGTAGGACCGGCGTGCAAAAAGATAGGATGTTATTAAATTGGACATGCTGGCGGAAACTGCAATGCAGCGTCCGGAAAGAACCATGGTCGAAAGCAGGCCGCCGCTGCTCATGTGCCCGCTTTTGATCAGGAAGAAAGCCACAATCAGCAGACCTGCAGAATTCAACTGTCCCAGAAAACCTGTGGTCATGGAACAGCGGGATTGGGCTATGCGGTATCTTGAGGCCATTTCCCCCGATTTTTCAATCTCAGAAGCCCAGCGGGAAACAAAGAGTCTTGCGGCATTGGTGATTTTGATGGATTCAATGCCATTGAAAATTTCATTTAAAAATGAAGTCTTGCGTGATTGTAGTTTGCTTTGCGCAGATACGTTGGTGTCAATGAAAAATCCGTAGACAATAGCCACAATGAGCACCAGAAAAGATGTCACCGCCGGAACGGCGAAAAGCATTCCGCTGTTCAGATAAATTATTAACAGGAAAAAGAATAAAAAGAAAAAGTCGATGGAGCCGACCACCAACTGGGTAGTAAAAAGAGATTTGATGCGCGAAAATTCCTGCACTGCATGGGCCAGATGCCCCGCGGAGATGGGAAGCTTGGAGTAGGTTGTATCCAGAAAAAGTGAGAGCAGCTGTGGTTCGGCATCCTGCTCAACACGCAGAGCGGCTTTTTCCACAAGGGATGTGCGTACGTTTTTGAGAATATAATCAAAAGCCAGCACAATGATGGCACCGGTGATCAGTACCCGCAGAGAGTTTTCCGCAAGGTTGGGCAGGATGCGGTCATAAAATATGCCCATAAGCAGGGGGATTACCAGTGTAAAGCAATGGATCAGCACCGTGGCCAGAATTACCTGCGAATACATGGGCCACATTTTCCCGATCTGTCCAAGAAACCATGGCAGGCTTAAAAATGGAACCTTGTCTGTTTCAAAAATAGGTTTGAGTGAGCAGGACCAATCCTTGAACTCGGAAAATTCCGACTTTTTGTTGCGGATGATTTCCTGCTTGCCGTTCCAGAGGGTCAGTCTCCTGCCTACTTTTTCCTCCAGCAGAGCAAAACTGCCGTCATTGTATTGTACGATGAGCGGCAGCATGTCCTCTTCAATTCTGAAGGGCAGGGGCTTGATGGCTAATCCCAGTGCCATGTTGTCAGCCTGGAGGCGCAGGTATTCATTGACCGGGGATGAGCTGCCCAACTGCAGGGAACTTCCGGTTACAACAATACCGTATTTATCAGCTATTTTTTTCAGGCAGGAGGTGATTGACGCCCCTTTTTCATCTTCGCCGGGATTGAATAGGCCGATATTCTCCTGCGGCACGAAGTTCTTTTTCTCCGTCCCGTCCGTTGTCTCCTGACGTTTTTTTTGAGTATCGATAGTATCGTTTTTTACAGGGGCTTGTTTTTGATTTTTCAACGCCTGCCCACCTTTATTTCTTAACGGAAACATTCAGATCCGCGCCTTTACCTGCTTTGCTGTTTCCGATGGTGACCACAACCTGATTGGTTCCTGGAACACCATCGTTCAAGGCCCTGAATTTTATTTTATTTTTAGGTATATGCGCTTCAGTGTTCACAAACTTGATCAGTCCGTAAAGTCTTTTGAATGACACGGAGTTGGCCATACTGGAAGATACCCCTTCATGGTTGAGGGTAGCGGTCAGCGTCAGTCCTTTCTGCATGACGGCAGATTCGTTCTGCTTGACCCAGGCCAGAAGCTCTGACTGTGTTTTTTCTTCAAGGGTACTGGTCAGTTTGTTGTAAAGGATGATGACCCGGTGCCTGTTGTTAATTCCCTGAACAAGTTTGGTGACGAACGGCGGCGGGACGTATTCATCTTCA encodes the following:
- a CDS encoding ATP-binding cassette domain-containing protein, whose translation is MKNQKQAPVKNDTIDTQKKRQETTDGTEKKNFVPQENIGLFNPGEDEKGASITSCLKKIADKYGIVVTGSSLQLGSSSPVNEYLRLQADNMALGLAIKPLPFRIEEDMLPLIVQYNDGSFALLEEKVGRRLTLWNGKQEIIRNKKSEFSEFKDWSCSLKPIFETDKVPFLSLPWFLGQIGKMWPMYSQVILATVLIHCFTLVIPLLMGIFYDRILPNLAENSLRVLITGAIIVLAFDYILKNVRTSLVEKAALRVEQDAEPQLLSLFLDTTYSKLPISAGHLAHAVQEFSRIKSLFTTQLVVGSIDFFFLFFFLLIIYLNSGMLFAVPAVTSFLVLIVAIVYGFFIDTNVSAQSKLQSRKTSFLNEIFNGIESIKITNAARLFVSRWASEIEKSGEMASRYRIAQSRCSMTTGFLGQLNSAGLLIVAFFLIKSGHMSSGGLLSTMVLSGRCIAVSASMSNLITSYLFARRSYKDLRQILKLEKETNETRQFKIQQLGGGVRFDSVSFRYHPEAAYALENISFETKAGEKVGIIGPMGSGKSTMLKLLAGLADPSEGLVMLDGHNMAHLNIEKVREFVGVVPQSPVLFHGTLELNLLMGSRTATQKSLRQALTISGIDKFVSKHPLGLKMPILEGGKNLSRGQRQAVAVARALISDPPLLLLDEPTSSMDSTQERILINQIKETMAEKSIFVVTHRPQILEVVDRIMVIDQSRIVADGPRDQIIRKLSGQAPANQG